From a single Erpetoichthys calabaricus chromosome 1, fErpCal1.3, whole genome shotgun sequence genomic region:
- the LOC114657586 gene encoding hyaluronidase-5-like, whose product MDEYLNDVAKNCVNFFFVSHFMLMANILECMHLPQTAPPLFNNNPFIAVWNAPTEFCQKNQIDLDMEIYTAVTSPAKVPGQPLTLFYANRLGEYPYINELTKEKYYGGFPQEGHLKGHLAKASEDIQFYIPSAVTPGLAVIDWEEWRPIWSRNWGEKKVYILHSITVMKKQKISWSMEELFLTAERAFETAARKYMAETLILGQEQRPYQLWGFYLFPDCYNYDYKNANKPYTGKCSSTVMSQNDLLHWLWGNSSALYPSVYLSIVLKNSEKTALFVRNRVQEAKRVARLHGGLQIPPIYVYNRPVFTDLNSEFLSETDLIHTIGECAALGVAGVILWGASADYSIKRSCEELSKQLTQILNPYIANVSAAAKLCSNLLCQGKGRCTRKNYDASDYLHLNAANFKIQKKRNGKYFAVGTASPKDLSDMANKFTCTCYVGENCQAHLPAHIPNTQRVIPI is encoded by the exons ATGGATGAATATCTTAATGATGTTGCAAAAAATTGTGTTAACTTCTTCTTTGTGTCACATTTCATGTTAATGGCAAACATCTTGGAGTGTATGCATTTGCCCCAGACAGCTCCCCCTCTGTTCAACAATAATCCGTTTATTGCTGTCTGGAATGCACCTACAGAATTCTGCCAGAAAAACCAAATTGATTTAGATATGGAAATCTATACAGCTGTTACCTCACCTGCCAAAGTCCCTGGCCAGCCTTTAACCTTGTTCTATGCCAACCGATTAGGCGAATATCCTTACATAAATGAGCTGACAAAGGAGAAATATTATGGTGGGTTTCCACAGGAGGGTCACCTGAAAGGTCACTTAGCTAAAGCTTCTGAAGACATCCAGTTTTATATTCCTTCTGCTGTGACTCCTGGTTTGGCTGTCATtgactgggaggagtggagacCAATATGGAGCAGAAACTGGGGTGAAAAAAAAGTCTACATTTTACATTCCATCACtgtaatgaagaaacaaaagatttcctgGTCTATGGAAGAACTCTTTTTGACTGCAGAAAGAGCCTTTGAGACAGCAGCTCGAAAATACATGGCTGAAACTCTGATCCTTGGTCAAGAACAGCGACCTTATCAACTGTGGGGCTTCTATTTGTTTCCTGACTGTTACAATTATGACTACAAAAATGCCAATAAACCTTACACTGGAAAATGCTCTTCTACTGTCATGAGCCAAAATGACTTGCTTCATTGGTTATGGGGCAACAGCAGTGCTCTTTATCCTTCTGTATACTTGTCAATAGTTTTAAAAAACTCTGAGAAAACGGCTCTCTTTGTACGTAATCGTGTCCAGGAAGCAAAAAGAGTTGCAAGACTTCATGGAGGCCTCCAGATACCACCAATTTATGTGTATAATCGACCTGTTTTTACAGATCTTAACTCTGAATTCTTATCTGAG ACAGACCTTATCCACACTATTGGTGAGTGTGCAGCACTGGGTGTGGCTGGTGTGATATTATGGGGTGCATCAGCAGACTACAGTATAAAG AGATCCTGTGAAGAACTGTCCAAACAGCTGACACAGATCCTCAACCCCTACATTGCAAATGTGTCTGCTGCAGCCAAACTTTGCAGCAACCTTCTCTGTCAGGGTAAAGGAAGATGTACAAGAAAAAACTACGATGCCAGTGATTATCTACACCTTAATGCTGCTAACTTCAAGATACAAAAGAAGAGGAATGGGAAATACTTTGCTGTTGGTACAGCCAGTCCTAAAGATCTGAGCGACATGGCGAACAAGTTTACCTGTACGTGCTACGTGGGAGAGAACTGCCAGGCTCATTTACCAGCTCACATTCCTAACACACAAAGAGTCATACCCATATAG